A genomic region of Nostoc sp. UHCC 0702 contains the following coding sequences:
- a CDS encoding type II toxin-antitoxin system HicB family antitoxin, which translates to MDFYTVVLKQSAGYWVALCLENGIVGQGTIQEDAINKLKEAIESFEVVYKSETNIYKSPISIEELHEFLLLDEKQQNSEIYELRKIYA; encoded by the coding sequence ATGGATTTTTACACAGTAGTACTCAAGCAAAGCGCTGGTTATTGGGTTGCTTTGTGTTTAGAAAATGGAATTGTCGGACAGGGTACTATTCAAGAAGATGCTATTAATAAACTAAAGGAAGCTATTGAGTCTTTTGAAGTTGTTTATAAATCTGAAACTAATATTTATAAATCTCCAATTTCTATTGAAGAATTACATGAGTTTTTGCTGTTAGATGAAAAACAGCAAAATTCAGAAATATATGAATTAAGGAAAATTTATGCCTAA
- a CDS encoding type II toxin-antitoxin system HicA family toxin has protein sequence MPKNLPSLKPKELIRLLEKGGCTFYREGKGDHRLYTREVEGQRRVVPIDIGAGEMSPAYVLRIFRQFGFTDEDIERLLR, from the coding sequence ATGCCTAAAAATCTACCTTCTCTGAAACCAAAAGAACTAATCAGGCTTTTGGAAAAAGGAGGGTGTACATTTTATCGAGAAGGAAAAGGTGACCATCGTTTGTATACTCGTGAAGTTGAAGGTCAACGAAGAGTAGTTCCCATAGATATAGGTGCAGGGGAAATGTCTCCTGCTTATGTTTTGCGAATTTTTAGACAATTTGGCTTTACTGATGAGGATATTGAAAGATTGTTAAGGTAA
- a CDS encoding DUF29 domain-containing protein has translation MNDPSINSQNLYDQDFYLWTQTIAQQLKEHKFNEIDLPNLIEEVESMGRSEKRELKSRLIVLLMHLIKWQYQPEKRSESWRSSITEQRICIEALLEDSPSLQPLISEVFADCYQKARLKASDETGIKLNFFPNECPFTLEETFNNYLN, from the coding sequence ATGAATGATCCATCTATCAATAGCCAAAATCTCTATGATCAAGACTTTTATTTGTGGACACAAACAATTGCCCAGCAGCTAAAGGAACATAAATTTAATGAAATAGATTTACCTAATTTAATTGAAGAAGTTGAAAGTATGGGTAGGAGTGAAAAACGGGAATTAAAAAGCCGATTAATTGTACTGTTAATGCACTTAATAAAATGGCAGTACCAACCGGAAAAACGAAGCGAAAGTTGGCGTAGTAGCATTACTGAACAACGCATCTGTATTGAAGCATTATTAGAAGATAGCCCTAGTTTGCAACCTTTAATTTCAGAAGTATTTGCAGATTGTTATCAAAAGGCTCGTCTTAAAGCATCTGATGAAACAGGCATTAAATTAAACTTCTTTCCTAATGAATGTCCTTTTACTTTAGAAGAGACTTTTAACAATTATTTAAATTAG